The genome window TACTTGGCAGTGCTGCAACAGACTACAGAAAGCAGGATTAAATATTGTGTGTCCCTTATGTGCTGCTGTTTAGGATGAAGTACATTGAGACTGAGttgaagaagagaaaaggaatcGTAGAGAATGAGGAGCAGAAGGTGAAGCTTAAGAATGCCGAGGATTCTCTCTATGAGCTGCCAGAGAACATCCGTGTCTCCTCTGCCAAGAAGACTGAGGAGATGCTGTCCAACCAGATGCTGAGCGGCATTCCTGAAGTGGACCTGGGAATTGAGTATGTAGTTCACAGATCTGCTGGTTATGGCCTGAATTGCCAGGATGACTAACTGTtgagtgacagagcagcagtAGGGCTGGATTGCACAGCTCTGGTGTGGCTCTCTGGAGGGATTGAGTCTTGTTCTGAGTTAGGGCAGTATCTGCCACAGCATGTTCTGCATAGGGACAGCTCCATGATTTCTGGCAACAGGCTCTTTATTTCTGTGACCTGAATCTAGCAATTTTAGGGAGGATCCATTTATGCCCTGTactggaagagaaacaaagtaTCTGTTTCTATAGCACTGCATCCTCACAAAAAAGCACATCAAATGCCATTGCAGTGCTATTATTATCCCCCAGATCCACCCACTTGGCAGTTCTATGCCTACTGCCCTTTCTAAacaggatttttccttttctgtgtttttctttcagtgcaaaaataaaaaacatcatCTCAACTGAAGAGGCCAAGGCcaagctgctggcagagcagcagaacaagAAGAAAGACAGCGAAACTTCCTTTGTTCCCACCAACATGGCTGTTAACTATGTTCAGCACAACAGATGTAAGTCTCTTGTAGCTCTCCTGACCCAGGTGTGACCCTCTcctctgcaaagcaaagcaatcaGTTGGGACAGATTCTGATGTAGGAGAAATTAATTGATGTATCAGGACAAGCAGCTGCCTGATTCCTTTTTCTGGGATGCTCATACAGACCTCATCTGGCTTGGTCTTTTTCTTCCATCCGCTGGCCAGGAGAGGGACGTATAACTCACGGCTGGACTTGCTGCTCTTGAACTCCCAGCTGACACTGCCTCATAAATTTCAGGACTCTTTAAGTTGTGTGCTGGAAATGCCTGCCTCGTGTGAGATTATAAATGATGGTTTGTAATTGAGAGAATCCATTCTGTAGGCTGCCAAAGCAGACAGGTGGTCAGGCAAACGTAGATCTTACTAGACAGGAGATGAGAATTCATTTCCGGGAGAGACTCTCATACTGCAGCCATCTGGAGGGAAGGCAGCCTTCTGCTGCATCTAACCATGCTTACAGGGGTGATTTAGAGTCAGATTTGTATGTTCTGACGGAAATTATGTGTCTTTGGGCTGCTTCTGATGAAATAGTGATACTGAAAATTGCTGTATCCCATCTTGCATGTATTGATTATCCATAGAAACTAATTACAAGAGTGTTTGTTCTGAGGTTCTGTTGCTTCTGCTTAAGATCAATTGTAACAGATGCCACAGAAATATGTCTGTCTGAATAACACTGCTTCAGATAATACTCCTTATCTGgtgtttttgttctttcagtttACCACGAGGAGCTAAATGCACCAGTGCGAAGGAACAAAGAAGAGCCAAAGCCCCGTCCACTGAGAGTAGGGGATACAGAGAGGCCAGAACCTGAGCGTAAGTTCCTAATCTCAAACTCTTCAGGGGTCTTGCACAGAGAAATGATACAACTCTtatctccttttctttgtgtgCCCTGAGATAGTGGTCAAACAGAGCTATATATTGCATTTGATGTACCCCTGCATCACAGCTGGCTGACAAGGGTTTGATGGATAGCAAGGAGTACCAGGTTAGGGAGCATTGACAGCTGAAGCAATAACCTTTCACATACCAAGGGCCTGTATAAGAGAATTGGTGGGGTTAAGGAACTGTCTCATGTGAAAGGACAGGGGAATAATATTGCCTTCTCCTTCTTTTGAAGGGTCTCCTCCGAACCGCAAACGTCCCCTCAATGAAAAAGCAACTGATGATTATCACTATGAGAAATTCAAGAAGATGAATAGGCGATACTGATGAAACAGTCTTTGCAGTTGATCTGATTTTCCACTAATAAATGATTCCGTGTCCATGGCCTGCAGTGGATGTAGGTTATGTCACTACCGTCCCATGCTGGTGTTGCCTACAAAGCTTTTCTTGTGCTCTTGTAGTGAATCACTTCACAGGTGATTGTGAACTCTTTGGCCGGTAAAATTCTGTACATAACTAATTTCCAGTTATAAAACTTCTTTTATAAGAACATGAGCTTTCATGGTTGGCATTTTTTAGTGATTTTACAGACTCTGTTTCCCTCTTAACAtcctttaaaagcagcagtgctgtttgcCTTGTAAATATAAAGGGAAGGTTTAAAGCTGGTTTGCTTGAATTTAACTTCATAAGAGACTTGtgttggtttatatttttctcttccctttagACTTACTTCTCTAGTAGTTCACTTTTATTTTAGCTGTTGAAGAAAACGGGGTCAGGTTGTAGCTTGAATTGGaggaaaatctcattttcagctGTCAGGACAGGGTCAGTGTGACGTCTGGTGCAGAGGCCCAACAACCAGTGTGATGTGTGGAACGTGAAGGCAGGATTTGCAACTTGCAAATAATAAAAGTGGTTTTAAGTGATCAGAAATGGTGTTTTTCCTTCTGGGATACACACTGATGGTTTCTGGGTGTGGGGGATAAGAGTATCCCATGGCTGTGCAAGGGTCTGTGTCCCATCACTCAGGAGTGGAGCCTCCATAAGGGGTGAGGTAGCCCCAgagttactttttctttcagaaagaggGGGAAAGTCTCTAGATCAGGTAAATGCTGCGGTTTATCCCTAAGCCTGTGCCCCCATGGTGGTCAGGGTTGTCGCTGCTGCTTTGCCCGACCCTAAGCGCTGTGTTTAACCGAGTTTACCACACGAGGCCGCCATTTAGCTAACTACGGTTAGCCCGGCCAACATGGCGGCCGCCCTCAGCGTCAGCCCCGCCTCTGCCCGCACCCAACATGGCGGCCGCGCTCAGCGTCAGTCCCGCCTCTGCCCGCACCCAACATGGCGGCGGCGGAAGCGGCGTTGAGGGGCGGAAGCGGCGGCGGAGGCCGGCGTTGGGGCCGGGCCGGTCATGAAGCTATGGCGGGGCCCGCTGAGGGCGGCCCTGGCTCTGGTGCTGCTCCCGTTCCTTACGCCTGCGAGCGCCGTGGAGCCCATCAGCCTGGGGCTGGCGATCGCGGGCGCTGCCGCCTCGGCCCTTACCGGCTTCATCTCCTACCCGCGGCTCTATTGCTACTTCAGGGAGTGCTGCCTCCAGAAGCACGACCGGCGCGCAGCCGCCggtgcggggccgggccgggattggggggtgctggggggtgaGAGGGGACATTGTGGGGTACGAGGAGGGCATTGAGGGGTGCAGGGGCTCCGGGAGCCAGGCAGGGCCCGTGGAGCCTGCAGAGGCCGGTGCGGGCAGAGGCTCCCGGCCGCTGACGGTGTGTGCTCCCcatccagctctgcaggaggaTCTGGACAAGAAGCTGTTCGGGCAGCACCTGGTGAGCAGGGTGATCGTGAAGGCCGTGAAGGGCTTCTTGAACAACAGCAATGCCAAAAAACCTCTGGCCCTTTCCTTGCACGGGTGGACTggaacagggaagaactttGTCAGTAAGATAGTCGCCGAAAGCATTTATAAAAGAGGTCTGCAGAGTAAATACGTCCATCAGTTCGTGGCAACTTTACACTTTCCTCATGCGCACAGCATCAATCTCTACAAGGTAAGAGGGTGCTGTGGAACCCGTGGGGCatagctctgctgcagtgactGCTGTATTGAATTATAAATGCTATGGCATGAGCAGTGCTAGAAACATAGATGTTATTTTATGTAGTAAATTGTAGCTTGTTTTGGAATCTTCTGCACAGAACTGAGTAAATCCTAACATCCATCAGGACTGATTTTACTGTGAAtgcaaaaaatgtgttttgagcCTCTCTTTATGGTTCGTTTTCATGCTATGCTTTGGTTAGAGGTGTGACTGACATAAGATGAGTGTGGTTCAGCAGGTCTCCATGGTTGGGTGATGGGGTGACCTCCAGCTGTGTCAGCTGGAGCCTGCTCTCTGAGGCACGGTTGtgcttttcagctctgctgcatgCTGAGCAGTTTCATTTAGTTTTTCTGTGCATCCATTTCCCAGCTGTAAagcaaacccaacaaaatattCTGCTGCCAGAAATGTACAGAATGTATTTGGAATGGTTCTGTCAGTTTGTAAGTGTCAATgcaacctcacactaaaccatatcacccaaggcttcatccagcctggtcttgaacactgccagggatggagcattcacaacctccctgggcatcccattccagtgcctcaccacccttgcagtaaagaatttcttccttatatccagtctaagcttcctctgtttaagttttaacccgttaccccttgtcctatcactacaatccctaatgaggagtccctccctagcattcctatagtcccccttcagatactggaaggctgctatcatGTGGAACGGTGGCTGAGATGCATGTTTTCggccagggatggggtttgCTCTAACTTTGTTAACAGCAGAGTTTGAATGAGTACCACTGTCTTTTGTACTATGGAATGTTCCTATTTGGTTTGTGTATGTTAAAAATGAGAAGAGGATTGTCTACAAACCTGGTTTCTAAATGGAGGAAATAcccatttcctctttttttcacagcttcttGCAACtgagctgttttaaaataaaatggatccttttctgcttttgtttcaagGTGAATACACTTGGGAATCTAGCTGCCCAAGGCAGTAGGGAGAATTACTGGTTCTTATCCACAGGGCACCCAATGGCACCTTCCTGGGCTGCCTCTGCAGTTCACAGACTGAGTAAACAGTGAATATAAAAAAAGATGAATCATTGCAAATGGTCAGAGCAGTTCTCATTCATCTGCCAGCAGATCAACCCTTTGGCTTTCcttttggtggtggtggagggggTGTGTTGCTTATTTGTTTTTGCAGTTACTTCAGTGTTGATCTTAAATGTAACACTTAAGTGAGAGAATCTCCAAATACAGTAAAGCATTAGCAGTATTGTGTTTTAAGAAGGGCTCATAACTGTCTTCACTTAAACTTCTGAATGATTAAAACACAGGGCTGAgaatttctgcttctgcagtgaCTGCAGCTGCAGTTTCTCACTGGTGCTCTTCAGGTAGCAAATTCAATATTGCTCATAGCTTTGACACCTAAGGATGTTTAGATCAAAGTGCTGACAAAAGTAATCACCTTACTTGTCAGGGCTTTGCTTTGTGTTGCTGTTCCTCAGTGGTGCCTATCCTGTGTCCTACTGTGCAGTTCaatttttgctgtgtttaaagGACTGTGTCACAATGAGATTTCCTGCTTGTCCCATCCCATCTCTTGGTGTCTTAAAGGTTTTCGGAACCAACATGAGATTTtgttaaaagttttatttatagTTTTTAACCATGTTTTAGTCAAGAAGCCAAAGCTATTAAAATGACACAATTGAAATCACTCAGGACAAAGGTCAATACACAGAAGTGCTATTTTCGATCTTCTCAACACAAATTCTTTCAGtgtctttcattttcatgcCTCACAGGACCAGTTGCAATCGTGGATTCGGGGAAATGTGAGCATCTGTCCTAGATCACTCTTCATATTTGATGAAATGGATAAAATGCACGCAGGACTCATTGACTCCATCAAGCCATTCCTGGACTACTATGAGTTTTTGGATGGGGTGTCTTACCAGCAAGCCATCTTCATATTCCTCAGGTATGAAGTAGCTTCTCAGGTTTGCTGTTCTGTACACTTGATGCCTTTTAAAGCTACCTCCAGCTAcagtctttgttttctctttacttAGCAATGCAGGAGCTGAAAAGATAACAGAGGTGGCACTAGATTTCTGGAGAAACGGGAGGACAAGGGAAGATATACAGCTCTCAGATATCCAGAATGCACTGTCTGTGTCCGTCTTCAATAACAAAAATAGTGAGTAAAACAGGGATTGCTTTGGAAGTGGCAGAAACAAAAAGGATGGGCTTTATTTAGCTGCATTTTTAGAGCTCTGGTTTCTACTTGATGTGGCCTCCAGTTTTCGGCTAGCAGGAAGCCACAATGCAGTTTTGGGGCCTACAGTCAGCTCTTGAGATGACATGAAGCTCAGTGTACACCTTGGCAATCGGAATGTTTGCTGTCTGTTGGATTGTATATGTTGGGGGAAGTCTGTGCTGTGCGTTTTGGGGGctaaagggaaagcaaagataAATCCTGACAGTAAAGCTAGGGCTGATAAATCTTTAACCtgtaaaatactttattatGGGGAAGCCACTTCCTTGACCACCAACCCACTTAGCCTGTCTTGCTCAGTCTGTTAAAAGCCTTCTGGTAGCTATTTAGGAGTAGCAAGCTGATATGCCAGCCCTTCTGTGGGCAGTCCAGTGCTTCCTAGGTTTCCTTGCACAGGACTTCTGGTAAAAATGGGGTTTAAACATAATTATGCTCTGAAATTAGCTTTGGAAGCTAACTTGTTTAAAAGGTTAGATGCAAGCTCAAAAACAGGAGCAAGAAAGCTGGTCTGGAGGAGCTGATAAGAGGtagaaaatcagtttttctcTAGGTGAGAGAGGGGAGCATATGGGGCTAGTACTGGGGAGCAGGGCTTAAAGGCATTCCATCATAATTCATTCATTCAGCTCCAATGGACCACATTTATGTATATCACCAAAACTTTATGCACAGGTTACCATGAGAATGAGCTTGTATTTGGACTTAATTGTGCATTATAGGGCCCTAAAACCACAGGTGAATTGTTACTGGTATGTAGCAGAGGGTTGTGATATGCCTTTTGTTCCCATGCAACCCATGGTAGTGTGTAACTAGAGGAGTAGTAACAACTCCTTTCTCTGTTCCCTTTGTAGGTGGATTTTGGCACAGCACCTTGATTGATAGAAATCTCATTGACTACTTTGTTCCCTTCCTGCCTCTGGAATACAAACATGTGAAAATGTGTATCAGGGTTGAGATCAAATCCCGTGGCTATGCTGTTGATGAAGACATTCTAACCAGAATAGCGGACGAGATGACCTACTTCCCCAGAGAGGAGAGAATTTACTCGGATAAAGGCTGTAAAACTGTGGATGCAAAGCTGGATTATTACTATGACTTCTAACACTTCATTGCTACAACTTGCAAAGAAGCAAATTTAACTTAATCACAATGTGGAGAACCTGggacatttcattttaaagcacttttttaACGAAAGGAACATTACTTCTCTCCTGGTGTGTAAATAAGTGGCAGTGCCTCTGCATTGGTATTCTGTCACTAGTCATGGTTCCCAGGTACGTCAGCCTTGTGTTGTCAAGGTAAGAACAAACTGTGTTGTAAACGTGGGAGTCTGTGTCTGACAGCGCTGAAGATGCCTCTTGGATCATGTGTCAGTCGTCAGAGCTGTTTGCAGACTGTTGGCACCTATAGAAGGATGAGACTATGGCCtaattttaattggattttgGGTTTATGTGGATGATCTGTAGACAATATTGAGAATTTTAATCGGAGTTCCTATGTCTGTGTGTCAAACCAAGCATATGAACCTGTTTCATGTGAATAGTGTTCTGAGGGTGGATTTAATATCACAAGGAAGTAAGTTAAATCCTGGACTGCCACATCAGTGTAGTTGGTTCCTGGTTTTGGTTACTTTTTGATCTGTAACATTGTTCACAGCATGCTTGCCCAAGGGTGAGCTCAGGTTTGCTTTCTGAATGGTGAGTCAGCTGCATGGAAAGGGTGTATTTTAACAGGAAACATGTACAGGTGAAATTTTAcatgaaggaaatggaaaagaggTTTCTTCACCTACATGTAGAATTTGGGGGACAGCTAGCACAGTTTTGactttttcatcttccttgCAATACTGTGTGCCTTTGAGGCAGGGATGAAAGATCCAAAACCAAAAGTGAAACGTGTCACTTGAACTTACTGCAGAGAGTGTCAGACTGGTTTCTGAGCATGAGCACTGCAGAGACTTTTTGTTTTCACGCCAGTTTCTattcaaaataaacttttctcATCTTAAGTGTATTTCTCAGCTATACTTCATGGTGTCCTTTGCATTGAGCAGTTTATGTTGATTTTGCACAAACTTACCTGTTGAGAAAAACCATGCTATGTTTGTGGCTGATGTGTTCAGCTGTTCTTGAATGTAGGTATGTCCTTTCTTGAGTTCAAAGGGAATGGATATGAGGAGATGTGACTCTTTGCTACCTGGTTAAAGGGAAACAGGAAATTTGGAGTGGAAACTGCACTTCTAGACCATTGGTACTAATTACATTTGCAGGTGTTTTGTAGAGGCAGACTTCTTAGGTCTATGTGTGCTCAGCAGTATCATAAGGATGAACTTGTAGACACCAGTTCAAACCCTGCTTCTCGTCCCCTGCTCCCACTGTGGTACCCCTGGCTGAACACCCTGCAGGCTCTCGTTGAAGCCACCCACATTTTCAGGGGAAGCAGCTTGAAGTTTTCtctgcaaggggaaaaaaaggggccAGTAAGACTCCACCTGTCCAGTTCTGCTCTGAAATTGTGTAATATGCAAATTATCAGTCCTGGTATTTGTCAGCAAATGAGTGGTTTGAACTTAGGTATTTATCTATTTCTTTGATGTCCTGATTATAGCAAATAGTGGAAAAAAGCAGATGTGGAAATTATTGTGGAAGTTATTACTGTCTGGTACTTTCTCATCAAAAGCAGTGGTTCAACCAAGCAGTATTGTGGCTCTTTCAGTATTAAATATTCTTAGTTCTGCTTCGTGTGCCATTGCAGCATCAATGCCAGCATCTGACATACATTGAtagcaattatttttgttatatcATAGTTCTAGATGGTTTAGGGTAGATTGAAGCTTACTCTAGAGCATGTAGGAATGATGTTGAAATAGTGGAGACTGTCTTTGATCTCTCTTCCATTCTTGAAGACAGCAGACCTGGTTAGGAGCATCTCCATTTCAGTAAATGAAATTTGTGTGCCTGAAATCACTCCCAGATTTGATCCTGTTGTTATTCCTCCCCTTTAGATAGTATGGTTTCAAAGCTGAGGTCCTcgttctgtttttcttgctgtgaCTGGGTAACTTTGGGCATTATTAataggtgtcatggtttaactccagctggTAACTAAGTACCACATAGCTGCTCGCTGACCACCacccctggtgggatggggaaaagaACTGGAACAAGgtaaaccccacaggttgaaataagaacaattTCATAACtgaagtgatgcacagtacagcTGCTCACCAGTTGATGCCTAGCTAGTCCCTGAGCAGTGATCGGTGGTTCCCAGCCAATTCCCTCCTCttatatgctgggcatgacATATCCTTTTTGGTTAGttcaggtcagctgtcctggctctgcttccttctggcttcttgcacaccttctcactggcagagcatgagagactcCTTGATATGGAGCAAGCactgcttagcaacaactaaaacatcagtttgttatcagcattgttctcagactaaatccaaaccacagcactgcaccagtttctaagaaaaaaattaact of Melopsittacus undulatus isolate bMelUnd1 chromosome 11, bMelUnd1.mat.Z, whole genome shotgun sequence contains these proteins:
- the C11H9orf78 gene encoding splicing factor C9orf78 homolog; its protein translation is MPAKKAFRQRRGDSEEEEEDEQVAEEVRLKLEEAKEVQNLRRRPNGVSAVALLVGEKLQEEATLVDDPFKIKSGGMVDMKKLKERGKDRINEEEDLNLGTSFSAETNRRDEDADMMKYIETELKKRKGIVENEEQKVKLKNAEDSLYELPENIRVSSAKKTEEMLSNQMLSGIPEVDLGIDAKIKNIISTEEAKAKLLAEQQNKKKDSETSFVPTNMAVNYVQHNRFYHEELNAPVRRNKEEPKPRPLRVGDTERPEPERSPPNRKRPLNEKATDDYHYEKFKKMNRRY
- the LOC101877731 gene encoding torsin-1A, whose protein sequence is MKLWRGPLRAALALVLLPFLTPASAVEPISLGLAIAGAAASALTGFISYPRLYCYFRECCLQKHDRRAAAALQEDLDKKLFGQHLVSRVIVKAVKGFLNNSNAKKPLALSLHGWTGTGKNFVSKIVAESIYKRGLQSKYVHQFVATLHFPHAHSINLYKDQLQSWIRGNVSICPRSLFIFDEMDKMHAGLIDSIKPFLDYYEFLDGVSYQQAIFIFLSNAGAEKITEVALDFWRNGRTREDIQLSDIQNALSVSVFNNKNSGFWHSTLIDRNLIDYFVPFLPLEYKHVKMCIRVEIKSRGYAVDEDILTRIADEMTYFPREERIYSDKGCKTVDAKLDYYYDF